The DNA region TAATACTTAATGACCAAAACAGTTTGATATTTAGGCTATTGGGATTTGATTATTATTTGTATTTTGGTAGTTGAAATTTGCGATTATGTTTATTCAAAATAAAATAACTTTATTGACGAACTCTAATTAGGGATATTTGGGTTTATACCGATTTGTTCATAAAATATTCAATTTATTTCATTATGTTATTTATAAAATTTATCATCTTTCCAATTTGAAGGATTGTTTTTAATATATTGTTTAATGCGATGATATTCACTGTTGTTTCTGATTACATGGTCGTTGTAATTTCGTTGCCATGTTTTGTTTCCAATCGTATTGTTGATAATATTTATTTGTTTTGATGTTTGCATTTTAAATTTGCCTATAATTTTTGGAATCAACATTTTTATCAACGTTATCACAACCAATAACAGAAATCCCATTATCAAAATCATAATTATCTAATTTAATTATACAATGAAAATGATTGGGCATAATTACCCATTCGTCTAACACAATACATTTATGATATGTTGGTATTTCTGCGAAATAATCAGATACAATTATTCCGGCATCGAATAATTTTATTTCTTCCGTGAATACATACTGTAATAAAATATGATGCAGGAGCTGAATAATTCCAAAACTGCCAACTGTTTGTTTCTATCCTGTATTTATTTTGGTATAATGTCATATTGTAAATGGTAGTTCTATTTCAATCAATAACCAAACAATTAGAACCTTTTATAAACATTTCCTCGAAAACCAACCGTCATAACTAATATAATCAACTCTTTTTCCTTAAGTTCATATATAAAACGGTATTTACCTATTCGTAATCTATAAATATCGCTATATCCTTTCATTTTCTTAATGTCTAAAGATTGATTTGGGTAAGGATTTTGAATAAGTAGATTGAATTT from Bacteroidales bacterium includes:
- a CDS encoding type II toxin-antitoxin system RelE/ParE family toxin; translation: MYKLLITKKATKFIKLLPTSKRKIIKQKFNLLIQNPYPNQSLDIKKMKGYSDIYRLRIGKYRFIYELKEKELIILVMTVGFRGNVYKRF